CGCGGAGTAGCCCAGCACCCAGCCGTGGTACGGGGCCAACCCGCACCAGGAGGAGAAGCCGGCGTAGACGACGCTGTCGACCTCGGTCAGCGCCATCCGTTGCTGCTGCTCGGAAGCCGTGAAGGTCACCGTGCCATGCGCCGCGTCCAGCCCGGTGCCGGGTACGGATGCTGCGACGGTGGCGGCTGCGCGCTTATCAGCACCGGTATACAAGTCGAGCGCGTGCAGCCGGTAGGTCATCCGTCCCTGCTCGACGTCGAGGGCCATGACGTAGATGGTCTTGGTGTTCCAGTCGATCACTGGAGTGCTGGCGATGCCGACTTCGGGCACGACCGAGTCGCACAGCCGGTTCTTGGCCACGCGGTCGGTCGCGGCATCGAACGTACGGGCGCCGGGCTGCAGCAACGAGACGTGCCACAGCGGCGGGGTCGCGGCGGAGGTCGCGTCCGCGTCGAAGGCGTAGACGGAGTCGTGCTCGGTCGCCACGACGACGACGTTGTGCGCGGCGCCGGAGATGTCGAGCCGCGGGACGTACAGCGGCTGAGCGTAGATCTTGCCGTCGACCGGATAGGCGACGCGCTTGCCGAAGTGTCCTGAGGTCAGGGCGCTCGGGCTCAGCGTCGGCTCCGCATCGTCGAGCCCGAGCCTGGTCAGATCGCCTCGGCCGGTCAGCACCGCGTCGGCAGGTCCCGGCTTGAGGTCGATCCTGGTCGCCGCGGCCGGATCCGGGACGCCCAGCGCGGCGCCCGCCCCCGTCCCGTGCCCCGGCCCGGTCAGTACCTCGGCCAGCAGGAGCCCGATGACGGTGAAGGCGGCGATCCCCCCGAGAGCCGCCGCCCACCGGTGCCGCCGCGATCGCCCGAGCCGCATCGCGCCCTCCACCCGCAAGTAAGGTACCTTTACTAACCTTGCAGCGGAACGTACCGCCGAGCTGACGGGGCGTCAAGGAGTCCGGCCGGGAACCGTCCCGGCCGCAGATCGCTGTCGGTGGTCGATGTCAGGATGATCAAACAGGAGAATCCCGACTGACAAGGAGCGGACATGACCGGGACCACGACGGTGGCCTTGAACTTCGCCGAGCGCGGCGCCGGCGTCCCCGTGCTGGCCCTGCACGGCTGGAAGCCGGACCATCGCCTGATGCTCGGCTGCCTCGAACCGGTCTTCGCCGCCCGGCCCGGCTACCGCAGGCTCTACCCGGACCTGCCGGGCATGGGCGCCTCGTTCGCCCCGGCCTCGGTCAACGGATCCGACGACCTGTTGCGCGCGGTCGAGGAGTTCATCGAGCGCGAGATCGGAGCCGAGCCGTTCCTACTGGTCGGCGAGTCCTACGGCGGCTACCTCGCCCGCGCGCTGGCCCGGCGCCGCGCGGAGCAGGTCCTCGGGCTGGCGCTGATCTGCCCGATCGGCACCGCGCTCGAACAGGCCGAGCGCAACGTGCCCGCGTTGGAGGTGCTGCGTCCGGACGCGGAGGTCCTCGCCGGCCTCGAACCCCATGTCGCCAAGGAGTACGCGGAGGTCGCGGTCGTCCAGTCCCCCGAGACCGCACGGCGCTTCGTGGACGAGGTGCTCAGTGGCCTCGATGCCGCCGACACCGTCGCGATGGCCCGCATCCGCGCCAACTGGCAGCTGAGCGAGGATCCGGAGGGCGGTGCGCCCTACACCCGCCCGGCTCTCATTCTGACGGGCCGCCAGGACGAGAGCGTCGGCTACCTCGACCAGTTAGCGCTGCTGCCGCACTACCCGCGCGCGAGCTTCGCCGTGCTGGACGTGGCCGGCCACAACCTGCAGATCGAGCAGCCTCAGCTGTTCGACGCGCTGATGCTGGAGTGGCTCGACCGTGCCGCCGCAGAATCCTGACCCGGCCGCGTCAACTCGCGAATCCCTTGCCGAAGCGCGCGCCGCCCGTGTCCGGGCCAGGAAGCTGGTCGGCTCGCTGACCAAGCGCGAGATCGAGGTCCTCGCGCTGCTCGGCTCCGGCTTGTCGAACGCCCAGATCGCGGACCGGTTCTACCCGTCCGAGGCCACCATCAAGGGCTACGCCCCGCGGATGCTGGAGAAGCTCGGCTGCGCCAACCGCACCCAGGTCGGCCTGCTGGCCCACGAGGCGGGGTTGACCGACGTCTGATCCGGCGTGAACAACGAGGCAGACGGCGGGCAGGCCCACGTCGCTTGGCTTCTATCGCGATTCGATGATCGGCTGAGCGTTGGTGGGGCGTGGGATGCTTGTCGGGTCAGGGTGTGGGCGGCCGCTTCGCGTCGCCCGTTTTGTCTGACCACCCGCCCACCCGTTGCGTTGGCGGGTGGGCTGGGGTTTCAAGCTTTCGCCTCCGGCGGGGGCCCTTCCCTCGGAGAGTGCCGGGTTCGTGTGGGTGCCGGCGTGGCGGGGCGGGCTGTTGTTCGGGATGGTGGGGTTGCGGGGGTGTGCTCTCTCCTCGGTCGGTCCCCGGAGGCAATCAGGAACCTGCCGGGAGGTCAAGCGGCGGTAGCTTTCGCTGATGCTGGATCTTGCATCGCGCCGCTTGACCTCCCGGCAGAACCCTGACCGGGCTTCGCCTGCCCGACCGAGGAGAGAACCCACCCCCTGAGGGGGCAGTGCGAGCTGCGCTCGGGCCGAGTCCCGTCCGGTGGCCCGGTCGCGCTTGATGCACGATCATGCATCGCCGTTCTGGGCTGCGCTTCTCTTCTCTACCTCTTTCAACGTCGGGGAGCGCGCCCGAGTTCCCCGGAAATCTCCGGGATTTTCGCTTATCCGGTAGATACCGGATACACGACTTTTGTCAGTGTTAGCGTCTAGCATGGAAACGTACGGGGATCTCGGCTTATGACGGGAGGGGCGGTGGACGCGGTGGCTGGGCAGGTGGCGGAGGGGGTATGGCCGAAAGCGGTGCAGGAATTGTCCTCGAGTGCGACCGAGCCACGCGATCTTGCGCGTTGCGTGAGCTCCGGGCCGATCGGACCAGGGTGATGGAGAATCCTTCCGGATCGGGCGCGGCTCGCCTGCGGGATTCTGCTGCGAGATCTGGGATCGGGGTCGATCGCGCCGAGGCCGTGCAGGATCCGACATCAAGTGCGACCCGGGCACCGACCCTTCGGGCGGATCGAGGATGGGATGGCCGGATCAAGGTGATGCAGAATCCTTCCGCACCGAGCGCGACCGCGACACGGGACTCGATCGCGCGGATCGAGGATCGAGATGCTCGGGCCAAGGCGATGCAGGATTCTTCCGCACCGAGCGCGACCGGGCCACGGGATGGGACCCGGGCCCGAGCGCAGCTCGTACCGGACCTCAGGGGGTGGGCTCTCTCCTCGGTCGGGCAGGCGAAGCCCGATCAGGGTTCTGCCGGGAGGTCAAGCGGCGCGATGCAAAATCGACCATCAGCGGAAGCTATCGCCGCTTGACCTCCCGACAGGTCCCTGATTGCCTCCGGGGACCGACCGAGGAGAGAGCACACCCCCGCAACCCCACCACCCCGAACCCCAGCCCGCCCCACTAACGACAGCACCCCGCAGACCCCGGCACTCTCTCCGAGGAAGGGCCTGCCAGCGGCGACTTTCGTCTTGAAACCCCAGCCCTCCCCGCCGACGCAACGGGTGGGTGGTCAGATGAGACGGGCGACGCGAAGCGGCCGCCCACACCCAGACAACTACCCCGACCCGACAGACCACCACGCTCACGCCCCACCAACACTCAGCCGATCATCAAATCGCTCTAGTCGAGATCGGTGGCGATCTGCGGCTGATCCGCCGTCTCGGCCGCCTGCGCCGGCACGGCGGGTTCTCCCGCGATTGCGGCCGCGGTCGCCGGCACCGATGGATCGCCCTCGGGCGGGTCCCCGCGCAACTCGCGCACCACCGCCCAGGCGATCGAGACCAGCGGCACCGCCACGACCGCGCCGAGCAGGCCGGCCGAGATCGTGCCCGCGATCACGCTGACCGCCACCGCCACCGGGTGCAGGCGCACGGCCCAGCCCATCACGAACGGCTGCAGCACGTGCCCCTCGATCTGGCCGAACACCACGATCAGCACCAGCACGATGACCGCCGTGGTCACGCCCTTGGACGCGAGCGCCACAACGGTGGCCACGGCCATCGCGATCGGCGAGCCGGCCAGCGGGATGAAGCTGGCGGTGAACTCCAGGATGGTCAGCGGCAGCACCAGCGGGACGCCGAGCAGCCACAGCGAGACGCCGACCATGATCGCGTTCGCGGCGGCGACCAGGATGATCCCGCGGGTGTAGCCGGCGAAGGTGTGCCAGGCCGTGTTCCCGCACTGCGCCCAGATCGGGCGCAGGCCGCCCGGCAGCTGATCCTGGAACCAGTGCCACATCCGGTCGCCGGAGCTGGTGAAGAAGATCGAGCAGAACACCGCCAGCGCGAGCACCGTGAGCACGTCCACGATCCGCCCGGCGCCGTTCAGGGCCTGGTTGATCAGCGTCGTGCGGTGCGCCTCGACATAAGAGGTGAGCTTGCCCTGCAGGTTGTCCAGCGTGTGCGGGTCGACGTGGAAGGGCTTGCCCTCGAGCCAGACCTCGATCCGGTCCACACCGCCGCGGAAGTCGTTGCTGAGCGTGTCGGACTCCCCGGCCACCGAGGTGCCGGCCCAGATGAACACGCCCGCGATCACCGCGATCCCGCCGAGCGCGGCGAAGAGCACGGCCAGGGGCCGCGGCAGGTACCGGGAGAGCACGTTCACCGGCGGGCGCAGCAGCGAGGTGACGATCAGCGCGATGAACAGCGCCACGAACACCAGCTCGAAGCGCATCAGCACGAGGAAGACCACGTACGCGGCCAATCCGAGCACGAGCATGCGCCAGGAGTAGTCCGAAACCTGCCGCAGGCGCGGGTTTATCGGCCGCTCCTGTCCCTGCCGATCCATACTCCGGCTCCTCGCCGCCGTCCGCCCGTGTCCCGCCCCAGGTTATCGGCGCCGCCGCGCTCGCGCTGCGAAAGAAGTCCGGGCGGGCGTGATCCGGGCGCGGCGCGGGGGCTGCGGCGGGCTGGATAGAATCGGCCCCTCCGGACGCGGCGAGCGCGTCCGCGGGCGGAAGGCACGGCCAGACGATGACGACCGACACGGCCGCTTCACGGGTAGCAGCGCAGCCGGCCACCCCCGCGCCCGCGCCGCCCGCACGACCGCGCAGCCGCCCCCTGCCCCGCCACCTGGTCACGATCACCGCGCTGCTCGCCACCCTCCTGCTCGGCGTGGCCGGCCCGCTGGCGCTGGCCTGGAAGACCGGCAGCATCCACGTCCCGCACAACGACACTTGGGCCTTCAGCCGCACCGCGGAGATCTTCGCCCGCACCGGGCATATCAGGCTGTTCAATTGGAACGCGATGTCGCTGCTGGGCGCGATCGTGCCGCTCGGCCCGCTCGGGCGCACCATCGCCTCCCAGTCCTGCACGATCGCGGCGCTGTCGGTGGTGACCCTCGCGGCCGCCTTCGACGTGCTGCGCGGGGTCACCGGCTCGCGCCGCGCCGCGCTCGGCCTGCTGGTGATGGCGAGCTGGCCCTGCTACGGCCTGCTGAGCACGTCGCTGATGACGGACATCCCGGCGTTCGCCGCGACCACGCTCACCCTCGCCCTCGGCCGCCGGGCGATCGAGCGCGGGTCGAAGACGCTGTTCGCGCTGTGCGGGCTGGTCGGCCTGTGGGGCTTCACCGTGCGCGAGCAGACGATCGCGGCCACCGTGGCGGTCCTCCTCGCGGCCCTGCTGCGGCCCCGGTTGCGCCGGCGCGGCATGCTGATCTGGTTCGGGCTGCTCACCGTCGTGCTCGGCGCGGCCGCCGGGGCGTTCGAACTCTGGCGCCGCACGCTGCCGAACGGATCCTCGCCCACCTTCGAGCAGATCTCCCGGCCGGACATGAGCGCGGTGATCGCCGGCTTCCTCGGCGGCGTGCTGCTGCTCGGCCTGGTGGTCAGCCCGCTGGTGTTCCTGGTGGCCCGGCCCTCCACCTTCTCGCCCTCGGCGCGGGCCTGGTCCAGGCGCACCCTGCTGGTCACGACGGTCGGGGTGCTCTGGTACGGCGTCAGCTTCCCGCAGAACTACTTCCTGATCGAGGGCGCGTACTCGTCCGCCTACCTGGGCCACCGCCCCGACGTCATCCCGCGCACGGCCTGGGACCTGATGTTCCCGTTGGCGATCGTCTCGACCTCGCTGCTGGTCGGGCTGGCGGTGGACCGGATGCGCACACTGCGGCCGGAACTGGCGCTGTTCCTCCTCTTCACGCTGTTCGGCACCTTCCTGGAGGTGTTCGAGGGCGAGATCCTGTTCGACCGCTACATCTTCCCCATGGCGCTGCCGACCGCGGCCATGCTGTTGCGCGAGCCGTTGCGGCTGGGTCTGAGCAGCCGGCTGCGCAAGGGGTTCGCAGCAGGGGTGGGGGTGTTCCTGGCGCTGGTCACCGCGGCGCTGACGGCCAACGCGCTGTCGTACGACGCGGCCAACTGGCGCGTCGCGCAGCAGCTGGTTGCCAGCGGAGCCGCGTCGCCCGAGCACATCGACGCGGGGCTCGACTGGGACGGCTACTACTCGCCGGACGGCGCCCAGGCCCTGGCCGATCCGACCTCGGTCCCGGGGATCTACGAGAAGGCCGCGGCGCTGAACGACGCCCACCCCTGCTACGTCGTCGCGTCCCGGCCGCAGGACCAGGACGACTACAGCTTCACCCTGGTCGAGACGGTGCCCTACGAGAAGTACGGCCTGCCCGGGGCGCACAACGAGCTGTTCGTCTACCGCACCTGGGTCGGCACCTGCCACTGACTCACAGACGGCAGCTGATCTCCACCCCGTCGGCCACCGGGAACGACGTGTTCTGATACCCGCTCGCCGGATCGCGCACGTAGTCGAGATAGGGTTTCACGACGGACATCTCCGTGTCGTCGGCGAGCACGAGCGTGCCCGGCGCCAGATGTGGTTCGAGCAGTTGCAGCACGGGCACGTAGAGCTGCTTCCACCCGTCGAGCAGGACGAAGTCGACGCCTGCTTCGATCTGCCCGGGCAGTGTCTCGAGCGCGTCGCCCTCGAGGAGGGTGACGACGTCGTCCAGCCCGGCCTCGGCGAAGGTGCGGCGTGCGGCGGCGATCTTGGCCGCGGACATCTCCGTGGTCACCACCCGGCCGGCGCCGTTGTCCCGCACGGCCGCGGCCAGGTACAACGTGGAGATGCCGAAAGACGTGCCGAACTCGACGACGGTGCGCGGCCGGGTGGCGCGGACCAGGCTGTAGAGCAACCGGCCGGCTTCCGGCGAGACCGGCATGTAGACCTCGGCGTAGAAGTCCGCGCGTTCCTGGGAGGTGTCCGGTTCGAAGCCGGCCGGGAACGCGGCGGCGGCGCGGTGTGCGGCCGCGTCGTCCTGGTCGGCGGCGGCGAAGAGGCGCTCGAGCACGCCGGAGACGGCCGGCTGTTGCAGGGTGTTGAGGGAGGTCACGCGAGCTAGAGTAGACGGACCGTCTCGTCTTGTCTAGCTGTCGGGCGCCTATCCTGGTAGCGACGGACGGCGCCGCGAAGACGCGAGGAGACGGTGTGGAGCAGGCGGGGACGGACGGATCGGGAACCCGGCGCCATCACGGCAACCGGCACGGCCGCAGCGAGGACGCGCGCCGCGCGGTGCTCCAGGCGGCCGACGACCTGCTGGTCAAGCGGGGTTTCGGGGGTGTCACGGTCGAGGGCGTCGCGGCCGCCGCGGGCGTCGGCAAGCAGACGATCTACCGCTGGTGGGCCTCGAAGACGGACATCCTGCTCGACGCCTTCCTCGAGGACGCCGCCGAGGACCTGGTCGAGGCCGACCACGGCGACCTCGGCCGCGACCTGCGCGAGCACCTGAACCGGCTGGCCAGGTTCCTGCGCGAAGACCACGCCGGCGCGGTCTTCCGCGCCCTGATCGGCCACGCCCAGCACGACCCGCAGTTCGCCGCCACCCTGCGCGCCCGCTACCTCGACGCCCAGCGCCGCCGCGACCAGCTGCCCCTCGACCGCGCCGCCGCCCGCGGCGAACTCCCCGCCGACTTCGACTCCGCGGCAGCACTCGACCGCCTCGTCGGCCCCCTTTACCACCGCGTCCTGATCACCGGCGACCCCGTCGACGAGGACTTCATCGACGGCTTGGTCACTGCCTTCACGCGCTCGATTCAGCCTTGAGCCGAGCAGCGGCGAGGCCGGAGATCAGGCGGCGCGCATGGCAGTGAGCTGCGATTCGAGGGCGGTGCGGGCGACGGTGTAGCGCGACGGCGTGCCGACGCAGAGGACGGAGACGGCTTCGGCCGAGCGCTGGAGCCTGCGGACGGCGTTCCACAGGGGCGAGCGGCGCTGGCCTTCGACCGCGAGCTGCGTGGTCAGTTCCTTGGCCAGCGCCGAGATCCGCAGGCACGCGGCCGAACACAGGGCCTGGACGAGGGCGAAGGCGGTCGGGGAGAGCGGCTGCTCGCGCCGGCGGTGCTGGCCGGAGGCCATGTCCGCGAGCTCGTCTTGCAGGTCGCGCAGGAGGTCGGCGAGCGTGCGGATCAGGTGCCAGCGTACGGCCGTCACCAAGGGCCTGGAAGCACAGGCGCCCTGGTCGTAGGCGTCGTCGAGCCGTGCGAGGGCGGCGACGAGGTCGGCCGCTGCTTCGTCGATCCGATGGTCGGACCAGGGTTCCTGCTCCTGCGGCAAGGTGAGCGCGGGCACTGACTCCCGCAGTTCGCGGCGCAGGGCCGCGGCGATCTTGCCGAGTCGCACGTGCGGGCCGAACAACCGCGGCCAGTCGGCCGGTTCCGGCTCGCGCGCCGGGATCAGCACACCGGACGGCTCGCTCGCCGTGGCGCGCCGCTTCGACGAGGCGGCCAGCGGAGCCGTGTCCTCGAGCCGGGCCGCGGCGGCCGGGCGGGCGGATTCGGAGTCTGCTTCGAGGGCTGACCCGATGCGCGGGGGCTGCCGGAGCGCGCTCGGCTCCTCGGCCAGCCGCAGTTGCTCGCCGCCGCCGGCTCCGCCGATTCCGCTGCCGGGCACGGTCGGGAGCGGCCGCGGCCTGG
This genomic window from Actinospica robiniae DSM 44927 contains:
- a CDS encoding alpha/beta fold hydrolase, which gives rise to MTGTTTVALNFAERGAGVPVLALHGWKPDHRLMLGCLEPVFAARPGYRRLYPDLPGMGASFAPASVNGSDDLLRAVEEFIEREIGAEPFLLVGESYGGYLARALARRRAEQVLGLALICPIGTALEQAERNVPALEVLRPDAEVLAGLEPHVAKEYAEVAVVQSPETARRFVDEVLSGLDAADTVAMARIRANWQLSEDPEGGAPYTRPALILTGRQDESVGYLDQLALLPHYPRASFAVLDVAGHNLQIEQPQLFDALMLEWLDRAAAES
- a CDS encoding AI-2E family transporter → MDRQGQERPINPRLRQVSDYSWRMLVLGLAAYVVFLVLMRFELVFVALFIALIVTSLLRPPVNVLSRYLPRPLAVLFAALGGIAVIAGVFIWAGTSVAGESDTLSNDFRGGVDRIEVWLEGKPFHVDPHTLDNLQGKLTSYVEAHRTTLINQALNGAGRIVDVLTVLALAVFCSIFFTSSGDRMWHWFQDQLPGGLRPIWAQCGNTAWHTFAGYTRGIILVAAANAIMVGVSLWLLGVPLVLPLTILEFTASFIPLAGSPIAMAVATVVALASKGVTTAVIVLVLIVVFGQIEGHVLQPFVMGWAVRLHPVAVAVSVIAGTISAGLLGAVVAVPLVSIAWAVVRELRGDPPEGDPSVPATAAAIAGEPAVPAQAAETADQPQIATDLD
- a CDS encoding response regulator transcription factor — its product is MPPQNPDPAASTRESLAEARAARVRARKLVGSLTKREIEVLALLGSGLSNAQIADRFYPSEATIKGYAPRMLEKLGCANRTQVGLLAHEAGLTDV
- a CDS encoding bifunctional DNA primase/polymerase gives rise to the protein MTASVTPFDLAARGFALFPLRPDSKLPAVSRDWEHAATTSPLRLRRLSADPRANYAVACGPSNLIVLDLDVAKEPEAEPGGARDGWRVLLDLAEDRPIPRTFTVGTPSGGRHLYFRPPVDGPTPRNTVRRLGPLIDTRGVGGYVVAPGSRIGGVPYRVLDDAPIAELPEWISTLLLQTEPRPAVDGPLPLASTMTALRNRLSDAYARSALEREVARVEAARVGTRNDTLNRAAYNLGTLIGVGLLDQAQVEAELTRASLAVGLDARETAATLRSGLTAGVARPRPLPTVPGSGIGGAGGGEQLRLAEEPSALRQPPRIGSALEADSESARPAAAARLEDTAPLAASSKRRATASEPSGVLIPAREPEPADWPRLFGPHVRLGKIAAALRRELRESVPALTLPQEQEPWSDHRIDEAAADLVAALARLDDAYDQGACASRPLVTAVRWHLIRTLADLLRDLQDELADMASGQHRRREQPLSPTAFALVQALCSAACLRISALAKELTTQLAVEGQRRSPLWNAVRRLQRSAEAVSVLCVGTPSRYTVARTALESQLTAMRAA
- a CDS encoding TetR/AcrR family transcriptional regulator; its protein translation is MEQAGTDGSGTRRHHGNRHGRSEDARRAVLQAADDLLVKRGFGGVTVEGVAAAAGVGKQTIYRWWASKTDILLDAFLEDAAEDLVEADHGDLGRDLREHLNRLARFLREDHAGAVFRALIGHAQHDPQFAATLRARYLDAQRRRDQLPLDRAAARGELPADFDSAAALDRLVGPLYHRVLITGDPVDEDFIDGLVTAFTRSIQP
- a CDS encoding glycosyltransferase family 39 protein — protein: MTTDTAASRVAAQPATPAPAPPARPRSRPLPRHLVTITALLATLLLGVAGPLALAWKTGSIHVPHNDTWAFSRTAEIFARTGHIRLFNWNAMSLLGAIVPLGPLGRTIASQSCTIAALSVVTLAAAFDVLRGVTGSRRAALGLLVMASWPCYGLLSTSLMTDIPAFAATTLTLALGRRAIERGSKTLFALCGLVGLWGFTVREQTIAATVAVLLAALLRPRLRRRGMLIWFGLLTVVLGAAAGAFELWRRTLPNGSSPTFEQISRPDMSAVIAGFLGGVLLLGLVVSPLVFLVARPSTFSPSARAWSRRTLLVTTVGVLWYGVSFPQNYFLIEGAYSSAYLGHRPDVIPRTAWDLMFPLAIVSTSLLVGLAVDRMRTLRPELALFLLFTLFGTFLEVFEGEILFDRYIFPMALPTAAMLLREPLRLGLSSRLRKGFAAGVGVFLALVTAALTANALSYDAANWRVAQQLVASGAASPEHIDAGLDWDGYYSPDGAQALADPTSVPGIYEKAAALNDAHPCYVVASRPQDQDDYSFTLVETVPYEKYGLPGAHNELFVYRTWVGTCH
- a CDS encoding O-methyltransferase, which produces MTSLNTLQQPAVSGVLERLFAAADQDDAAAHRAAAAFPAGFEPDTSQERADFYAEVYMPVSPEAGRLLYSLVRATRPRTVVEFGTSFGISTLYLAAAVRDNGAGRVVTTEMSAAKIAAARRTFAEAGLDDVVTLLEGDALETLPGQIEAGVDFVLLDGWKQLYVPVLQLLEPHLAPGTLVLADDTEMSVVKPYLDYVRDPASGYQNTSFPVADGVEISCRL